The Astyanax mexicanus isolate ESR-SI-001 chromosome 8, AstMex3_surface, whole genome shotgun sequence sequence ATTCTGTATAGTGGCTGTTTCAGTGCTTTAGATGTTTacttttatttcctgtttttgttTGCAAAAAGTGCAAAGAAGCTTTTCACAGTAAGGTGTTCACAGACATACTTCCTGTACACTTTCATTAACCCTTTAATAGGCAGAAACAATGTTGTGAAATATCAAATTGTCAAATGTCTTTAGTTTTTCAATTCAAGCATAAcacaaaatgttttaatgttagaGAAATGTGTGTcaattctaattgtaattgtaatagaacgTACGTTACAAATTGTTAtgtcttttttaatttaataaattgtgtttattactATTACTGATCTCAAatgattaagtggagtagagaatgGACAGTCAGATTCTTCAAGTGTTCTGGAGTAAAGTCTCAAATTCCAACCATTTTTTTAGAATGTATATAACTTCATTTACTGCAGATAAAAAGGGTTTGTATCACCTATACTTTTAAAGTGTACACTTCAttaacaaatgctattttgtcTCTCTACAACATATCAGTGTTTTGGAAGGCGACCTTGTGgcctattctttttttatttatttctcataaGCTAATCTTTCTAAAATTACCTTTTTGTCTTTTTCCTGTAGACTGTCTGGTTGTTTGATCACAGAgaaaggctgttcttctctggcttcagctctacaTTCAAACCCCTCATACTTGAAAGAGCTAGATCTGACCTACAATCAACCAGGAGACTCAGGAGTCAAGCTCCTCTCTTCTCTACTGGAGGATCCACAGTGTAAAATTGAGATATTAAGGTATGCATATGTGTATTTTGCCCTGGACATTCTGCATGTGTGTagctgtgtataaatatatatatatattacaatactaaaattaAGTTTCAGTATTCAGTCTTTAGTCTCTTTTTAGAGAAAAaagagtgttctaaaacttttgaccattaGTAACCTTCAATACTTTTTCACATTTGTGCAGACTAGCTGGCTGTAATCTCACTGAGGATTCTTGCAAGACACTCACATTAGCGCTACAGTCAGAAAACTCTACCCTGAAGGAACTGGACATCAGTaccaatgacctgcaggattcaggggTGGAGCTGCTTTGTCCAGGACTCAGAAGTTCACACTGTAAGCTGGAGATTCTCAGGTGAGCTTTCAGATGGTTGTTTTGGTCAGGTGTCTGCCATAATATCTTTTTATTAAAGCTTGTGTCCATCTTTTCTGCAGGTTGTCTGGTTCTTTAATCACAGAAAAGGGATGTTCTTCTCTAGCATCCGCTCTGAGGTCAAATCCCTCACATCTGAAAGAGCTTGACCTTACCTACAACCACCCTGGAGATTCAGGAGTGAGGCTGCTCTCTTCTAGATTGGAGGATCCACAATGCAAACTGGAAACTCTCAGGTGTGTATATTTCTGTCTgtgtgaatatgtctgtgaatattcacatttattactctgtaggtaaaagTATGTAAACTAAGGCTTTTAATGTTGGCATgatgtaaggtagcaatgagcattacaatGTGCCTTGCACAAGGTGTAAGACAGGAACCAATGTCTTTGCCTTATAAGTATGATCATGAGAATTAACATTTTATGAGCATTTTATGTCAATTTATTAATCATCAgacaacattaaaaacatgttaatttgtgtgaaaaatataaaacaacaaacTAGAAAGTAAAATTCATGAATAAACCTTGTGTCTTGTTACTTTTCAGTGGCAGATGTTTTTACTTTGAGTGTTGATGGAATTTAAATAGAACTACTATACCTTACAAACACTCCTACTAAACCAGTGTCTTTACTAAAGCATCAAAGAACCCTATTTTAAAGtagtattttaaatgtacaatgAAAAGATAACATAGTCTATGGTTCATGGTTCTCCTTTAAAATGAAAACATGATTCAACATTgatttaatgttaatatgatGTTGATTTAAccatcaataaacaataaaaatgccaGCTGAATGGGTACAGGCTGTGATATAAAACATGACAAAAGTAAATGAACACAAATGAACATGAAGGCGCTGGACAACACATTACATACTCATACAATTTTGTGCATTGCCCCTTTaagatttagttaaaaatgtcAGATTGGGCAGCTCAGTTGATTTATATGTTCATTTCATTCTACCTTATCTTTTTTCAGGTTGGAGCATGCAGGGAGCATCAGGATCAACTCAGGTCTAAGAAAATGTAAGTTTAGTGATTTTAATCCACCtacactatacatatacacatatggaCCTTTCTAAATGTATGGCACCTacactttttttctaattttgtggAACCTGGTTTGTTTTCCACTACTTCGTACTTTGAATCCCACCAAAATCTACCCTTTTAGAGTGATAACAGCCACCATGTAGAGTGCTGCTGAAGAGATGATGTTCTAGATTCTTAGTTTGTGGCTTTTTGCTCTCGTAGATTGGCCCTTCTCGACTTTTTAAAGCTACGTGAGAgcaggtacaaaaaagtactcagttCCAGGTACCAGATCCCAAATTTACCTAATGGAAAAGCAAAAAGCTGAACATGTTAAGTCAAGTATTATgcaatgctttaatttttttcccctacattgtaaatgaatacttaagtgatccagactatgaaggaacaaatagggaatcatgtagtaacttaaaaatgttaaaatgcttggtttctgagactggtaactctaatgaacttatcctgtacagagaaacagagaaaactcttgctcttcctttcctagggaggtcctgataagtgccagtttcatcatacgtTTTTAAGTGTGGTGAGCACACTtaaagatacttttaaagttcttaaaattctgcTTTTTGGATTTATTGACCCTTATTTCCtctaaaagttattttttcttcattgagttgagtagttcttgccataatatgtaatatggattagaacattactcaaatattcactattcactgtatacctgtaactctacctcttcactactttactttaactgatgctctcaaacactttattaagagacaaggaattcaagtaattaactcttgatgagttcagcacagctgttatctgaaagcctgaattacaggtgactctaTTTCATAAATCtaaaagatgtgcaaagctattTCTGGctaagaaagaggtgctactttgaagaatctaaaatataaaacatattctggtttgttcaacatttttttacatagttCGGacaagtttagtattaatctgcaatgcagaacattttaaagtaatgaacaaacagatttttttgtttaactaCAGATGCCTGTGAGCTCACACTGGACCCAAACACAGTCCAACAAGACCTGGCTCTGTCTGAGGGGAACAAGAAGGTGATGTCGGTGAGAGAGCAGCAGgagtatcctgatcatccagacagATTTGACGTCTGGCTGCAGGTGCTTTGTAAGGAGCCGATGTGTGGGCGCTGTTATTGGGAGGCTGAATCAGGTGGGCGGGGTTTCGCTGTAGCAGTGACTTATAAAGGCATCAGCCGGAAAGGAGGTGGCGATGACTGTCGGTTTGGGTATAACGAAAAGTCCTGGAGACTCTACTGCACTAATTCAGCCGGAACAAACAGCTACTCCGTCTGGCACAAGAAGAAAATCATCGATATTCCAGCCCCTGCCTTCAGCTCCAGCAGAGTCGGGATGTTTCTGGACTGGGCAGCAGGAATTCTGTCCTTCTACTTAATCTCGCCTGATAcaaacacactcacccacatgCACACGTACTACTCTAAGTTCAGTGAGCCTCTGTACGCAGGGTTCTGGATTGGTTTCGACTCCTCAGTTCGTATTGGTTAGACAGAAAAACCTCCTGTAACGTAGAGCTCTTCTCATACGAGGAGATGATATGATGGTTCAGTTCAATTCAAGTTATTATCTAATTAAATTATTCTCTTTAAACCATGCACACCTGCAGTACCAtacaaaggtttggacacaccttctcatttagtgttcttctttatttattcatgtaatttattttctacattgtagattaatattaaagaaataaaaacaattaagagacacatataaAATTACGCAGTTAACAGTAAAcaaagtgtttatcctccacatttatccactgatctaaacctgatgaactgagattgtgatttgaggtgatttaattgggatgagctggagcttcacagcgtgaaggaaaagcagcaactattgttcagcacctccaggaactccttccttcaagacactgcgaaaactattccaggtgactctccctcatgaagacactgagattaaaatctcaccaagagtctgcagatctgaactcaaagataaatgtgatacttagaagaatctaaagaacaaaaacagattctggtttgtttaacattttttgtttacagaataattcagcatgtgttcctgtggagctttaatatagtctttaatataaaatttacaatgtaaaaaaaacataaaacgaaAGAAAACACACCGAATGAGATTgtagaggtgtgtccaaacttttgactgatactgtactgtactgtactttcatTTGGAGGTATTTAATGTCATTGATGTCATGTTGCAACATTTTAGCACCCATATGGTATACAAACTTTTAATGAGCACTAGGATGTAGCATAAAAACACCATAGTAGTGAAATAATGTAGAACTGTGACTAATGGGAGAGATAACCATAAATTACTAAGATAGGAGTGAGTTCAGGACAGATGTTTACCGTATTTgttgcactataagctgcacataaaatcttttaattttccccaaaatcgtcagtgcactttATGATCGGTGCTCCTTTTGTATGAATTgtacctgtcaggtattaaggagcaggaaagccactctgctgaagtacagagttatacaagagtttcagtttagttctccagcactgagatttaaatctgaagcagtattagcattagcattatatgagtatttttttttagcctgtagcctgctgctaaccccggctagcactgctggagcagcattagcattacctgctaaccgcactagctcttttgccgttcagagttaagtattattgacctgtagcctgctgctaatccgaactagcactgctggagcaacattagcattacccgctaatcaaGCTAAGCATTGGCTCTTTAACCATTCATAGGGGACTATCTTGGGCTGTAGCCTGCGTGCTTaccacgttaaaacaagctacgtggaacaaatCGCTAGCTTATATTGACCTAGCTTACCGGTACACTCAGTGTTCCTCTGTGTAGTGCTTTCAGGCGCTAGTGATTAGCtgataatgataatattgctgcacccagccttagaggaaatctgcaaatctaagcttactgtaaataaattgaagcgcttttctcacctaaataaacagttttcaggagagaaatcggtgtagattaacatccagtgctcgtttgactttaaaagaaaatgtttttttttttgttaagaattacagttttgtttacctaaatTAGCCTAGCATTACAAGAAaggaggaaaacatggcaacacccctgttccttgctagtgtcgcataatgcgccttataattcagtgtgccttatagtgcaaaaaatacggtagtatTATTGTAGCATCAGACAGGATAAAAATGTTGTATAGTCCATGCAGGCTAATCCATTTTCTTCATCACTATGATTATATGCCTTTCATAAGACAACTACGGCCCTTTTAGGCTTACACATGTACTCTTCTCATGTTCGTAATAAGTAGGTAATTCTTAACTCAGCTTaagaatacaaaacaaaacaattttagtgctttttgtcgcatctTCATGGTACATCTGGCCTTAAGGTTTGTGCATTTGaacaatttgtttatttatttatgtgttttgtcTGTATATTCAAGCAGGtcgtttatttattgtttatttcataCTATGTTTAAATACTAAgcaattttattctgttttgttgTCATTGagtattaagtattattattaatgtttgttttagcaGTATTTGTGTTGTGTACAGAGATAGTTTACAAAAGTAGCCCTCTTAAAGTGCTAGTaatctataaatattttatttttatccatgAATATGGATAAAAACACACAATCATTGTATAAATTTGGTACAACAAGTGATTTGTCCAACATTATCCATTTCATGGTTGAAAATTTAGTTTTGTAACTCAGAAACTGCTTTCTACCTCATCACAAACTCGCTTTTTCCTAGCTAAAAgacacaagctgtacagggctaggatagtaacgttagcttaaaaaaaaagccttagcatttgtttgttgaCCGAAagtctttctctgtgtaaaattTTACTTATGGGAATGTTgggtgttttgtgtttgtgtcaaatgttgctgattggaatATTAACAGCATTAGCACCTCAGCTATTGATTGGAGGAGGTTACTAGTGTGGTGTAGGTAATAGTGAGTATTAGTGCTGGGCTGTATACGGTTCATGCGGTAATCTGGAGGGGAATTTAGAAActatatgcatttttcacataccgccacaccactagaggcgctgcagagcactgtgtagaacagcaccgccaaaaaaaagcacacagctcgctagataatgctagccagttagcataaaaaGCTAACACAGCTCAGTGGAGCCAAATGCtccgtcctgcctggagagaaattgGAACAGAACTTATAgaacttctgctgctgctccttacagtaggagtaactatagccctgtttaaatatattaataatttagcttaaaggataatattaatgcacactgaactgaatatatttgttaactggagaaccaagagAATTGTGATAATctgcttaaatactttaatgcctctaaaGGCTTCAataataatacactgtaaaattgatattaaacttttgTCTTACATTTGAGAAATATGTCTTTTGAATAAACATTAAGTATTTAGGttaatttatagtgtttataaaactattttaaatatttagttttgtaaacgATGTGTTTGGCgtgtctctttttaaggtctattgtttatattcttcagccttttttctgtgaataaaatctgatttattcatatattgtgtaattttgtgtgaCAAAGTAaatccaatagtaatcaaagccttaatttaaagacttagtgttttatataatatatacccctaacagtacagtaaatcacaaacctatataaaagcccagtcatggaaaaaaaaactataaataaattataGTAATACAAAAATAgcgtgatataccgtgaaactgtcagaatcttgcaaaataccgCCCAGCACCAATTAATGAGTATAGTgagtgggagagtagagtataggagtAGAGAATGTGCCCTATTACAGCACTCTCTCTTGGTTTTCCAGTTATGAAATACATTCAGTtctgtgtgcattaatattatcctttaagctaAAGTATTAATCAATTCTTACTTAGTTCATAGATCtcttgaaatattaaaaaaaatatcatctCAAACATCTATATTTCAAAACTGTTATAGTGTAATGTTTATTTGACACTTTACTGTTGATTATAAATCAATGAAATCTGTTTGCAAATGATTTCAAACATTTGAACGGTAGTTTGCATATGAAAGATTAATGAACAAGTCTTTATTCTTGATCTAAGTCTGCTTAATCCATTGTCTTGTTTTTATTCCTTCCCTTCGCTTTCCTCTTGCAGTCTATTTTGTCAGACTGAGACTCCTGGCTCTCCTCTGCACTGTCCGAATCTTCATCACCCATCATCTCCTCCTCGCCCTCAAACTCCTCAGCGGGAACAGAAGACTGGGGCTGTGTGATCGTTTCATTCTGTCCCTTACATCTCCTTTTCTGAGGAACATCGCTGAAAGGTCTACCTATCCGTTTGCCCTTCTTTGTTGGTAGATACTTGGTGTCGATGCCGTGCTGTCGCAGCAGGTGGTTCTTCAGGCTGACGTTGTGGTTGAAGCACTCTCCACACTGCTCACACATGAAGGGCTTCTCTCCGGTGTGGAGACGCATGTGGGATTTCAGGTGTCCAGCCTGGTTGAAGGAACGTTCGCAAACATCACACCTGTAGGGCTTTTCTCCGGAGTGGATGAGCAGGTGCCTTTCATAACTGGTCACTTTGAAGAACCTCATGCCGCAGGTGCTGCACAGGTACCCTTTCTTGCCACCGTGGCTTTTAAGGTGTTTGTTTCGTTCATGAAAGTCTTTAAATCTCAGAGAGCAGTTCGGACACCTGTACGGTAGACCTCTGGTGTTGTGGACCTGCTCGTGGCGAAGTTTGGACTCTTTCGTGGTAAAGTTGATCATGCAGTATTTACAGAAGTGCGTATAGTTCCCGTGGAGTCTACGATAATGAACCTTTCGCCCGTTCTCTGTGAGGAAGCGTTTGGAACACAGTTCACAAGAGAAAGGCTTTATTTTACACTCACATACATGATGCTCATCCTCCACCCTGTTTAACTTACCGCAGTCTTCACAAGTCTTAAACTCGGCCGGTTGCTCTGGAGCACCGTGTACGGTAATGGCGTGTTTATGGAAGCTGACTCTACTGTCAAATCGAACCGGAAGGTCCTCCAAACTCTGGA is a genomic window containing:
- the LOC103032836 gene encoding zinc finger and SCAN domain-containing protein 22, which codes for MMKRCAVLSCPNTLSQEGPLSFHRLPYADVRRLVRWLRFLGRDVNTPLPALRRLDLRICSAHFSPRDFCCPRGRSSARLRGLRKLRSTAVPSRNQQPAEPAADQQIAEVSVVLSADDDCLQTPDSSSITQEVSDVKDVLDLNTKDTDLESSLLMQTNLDKADEEAGKECNDTSMASAEEGASSNEDEEEEEEEEEALSDAEDDAEGDQADSEYLPSSSGESAKNSEDDEADEDSTSHKPFQKTFRPDVWCLDCEAHVEISCIIKKHQRVYCCQQCVSEDSVGIQSLEDLPVRFDSRVSFHKHAITVHGAPEQPAEFKTCEDCGKLNRVEDEHHVCECKIKPFSCELCSKRFLTENGRKVHYRRLHGNYTHFCKYCMINFTTKESKLRHEQVHNTRGLPYRCPNCSLRFKDFHERNKHLKSHGGKKGYLCSTCGMRFFKVTSYERHLLIHSGEKPYRCDVCERSFNQAGHLKSHMRLHTGEKPFMCEQCGECFNHNVSLKNHLLRQHGIDTKYLPTKKGKRIGRPFSDVPQKRRCKGQNETITQPQSSVPAEEFEGEEEMMGDEDSDSAEESQESQSDKIDCKRKAKGRNKNKTMD